In Corynebacterium matruchotii, a single genomic region encodes these proteins:
- a CDS encoding transposase family protein, with product MLYLQENLRQQTLAGIFSTSQPTISRAINTVLNILNIVLPPPPQPKDLRPQRLYVLDDTLVPCWWWKETRSLYSGKHHKAGYNLQVLADQAGEIFYISPSLPGSTHDITAIRHTGLFNHMPSWHCTVDKRYIGLGCNTPFKRRPGKPLLD from the coding sequence ATGCTCTACCTGCAAGAAAACCTAAGGCAACAAACCCTAGCTGGTATTTTTAGCACGTCCCAACCCACTATCTCCAGGGCGATCAATACTGTATTGAACATCCTTAACATAGTGCTCCCACCCCCACCACAACCCAAAGACCTTAGGCCTCAACGGCTATACGTGTTAGACGACACTCTCGTGCCCTGCTGGTGGTGGAAAGAAACAAGAAGCCTCTATAGCGGGAAACACCACAAAGCGGGCTATAACCTTCAAGTTTTAGCAGACCAGGCTGGTGAAATATTCTATATTTCACCATCGCTACCAGGATCAACACATGACATCACAGCTATACGACACACCGGCCTATTCAACCACATGCCATCGTGGCATTGCACCGTGGACAAAAGATATATCGGGTTAGGGTGTAATACGCCTTTTAAGAGAAGACCAGGCAAGCCCTTGCTGGACTGA
- a CDS encoding PspC domain-containing protein, which produces MTYPAPMLQRRLHRNTINKWVGGVFQGIADTYGWDVTLLRILFVGSSFLLPGPQWVLYVLAWIIMPPN; this is translated from the coding sequence ATGACATACCCCGCGCCTATGCTGCAACGCCGGCTTCACCGTAACACCATCAATAAGTGGGTGGGCGGCGTGTTCCAAGGAATCGCCGACACCTACGGGTGGGATGTGACGCTACTTCGGATCTTATTCGTTGGAAGTAGCTTCCTGCTCCCCGGACCGCAGTGGGTGTTATACGTGCTGGCCTGGATCATTATGCCTCCGAACTAG
- a CDS encoding PspC domain-containing protein codes for MSYPNYNATAAADTQVNLPPITETTVATDPLSGTTYGMYGVVDQPTYATGLGYMDPASSMPVLPMERPLVRDMTNNWFGGVLAGIANKFDISVNLLRLLFVLSCLVLPGAQCIFYFIAWAIIPKGIGY; via the coding sequence ATGAGCTACCCCAACTACAACGCCACCGCTGCCGCTGACACCCAGGTGAACCTGCCGCCCATCACGGAAACGACAGTTGCCACCGACCCGCTCTCCGGCACCACCTATGGCATGTATGGTGTGGTGGATCAGCCCACCTATGCTACTGGGTTGGGGTACATGGATCCGGCTTCGTCAATGCCGGTACTGCCTATGGAACGCCCCCTGGTGCGGGACATGACCAATAACTGGTTCGGCGGCGTCCTCGCGGGAATCGCCAATAAGTTCGACATCAGCGTCAACCTGTTGCGGCTCCTCTTCGTGCTCAGTTGCCTGGTGCTGCCCGGCGCGCAATGTATTTTCTACTTCATTGCCTGGGCCATCATCCCCAAAGGGATCGGCTATTAA
- a CDS encoding MarR family winged helix-turn-helix transcriptional regulator, whose product MKNPNWLSDDEQKFWRLLLAASRKVNHHIETVLQDDHNLTSAEFAVLVNLSESPEKEIRLRDLCNILNWDRSRASHQVSRMQKRGLLTKRRCIGDGRGVIIELTDEGDRRIRNAAPSHVESVRDVIFNNLDPDLLEPVSKFLRHILDQPVGLARN is encoded by the coding sequence ATGAAGAATCCGAATTGGCTTAGCGATGATGAACAAAAATTTTGGCGACTGCTACTTGCCGCATCGAGGAAAGTCAATCATCATATAGAAACCGTATTGCAAGACGATCATAATCTCACTAGCGCGGAGTTTGCGGTCCTCGTCAACCTGTCCGAAAGCCCCGAGAAAGAAATACGGCTCCGTGACCTGTGTAATATACTCAATTGGGACCGCAGCCGAGCATCACACCAGGTGAGCCGCATGCAAAAGCGGGGATTGCTCACCAAGCGCCGCTGTATAGGTGACGGTCGGGGAGTGATAATAGAGCTTACCGACGAAGGAGACCGCCGCATCCGCAACGCAGCCCCCTCACACGTGGAATCGGTGCGAGACGTCATATTCAATAACCTCGACCCGGACCTGCTAGAGCCGGTATCAAAATTCTTACGACACATCCTCGATCAACCTGTGGGACTAGCAAGAAACTAG
- a CDS encoding AAA family ATPase, translated as MLITDIEIRDFKTIRHLRWSNIPDHGVFVIHGDNEQGKSTVLEAIAQVLHTKHSSRAQAVKDTQPLGSDVGPQVTVNLTLGGKNVRLFKQWLKTPRAELTISGDGSYTGGDAEQRFEEFFHKHVDQTLFTALYNRQGSMVHPLVLGGITSLTQALAEASGVSGIGDGGHTQTRDAEAGPLLARIIGEYHKYYTQRGKPTKQFQAHHDRVAAATQAAQDAASRLEELRHHVAEVERIATARVAAERELPGLREIRDACHEDYEAARQIQHQAEQLDRDQELARVRLQAAEAALAKRLELVENERAGRERVDKLEAALVDLRQAAEAEDERSATLTAARAAAVAAEKQAHDAVRAATATRDAAASQQRRAELEKLRRALDDIAAQRRTLVAVPKVAAATVTQYETAESAVRLARHTHELRAPKLAVQAPAATKLTLNGEPADAEFEHVVADTTTLTVGDVTITITPGAGDTETHDAVAQAEADLADLIAKHGFATLAEARAARTAYTEAQSTLKLLATQHDVLLGELSLDELDAALDAEPVEVDVTLAEAEAAVTSASQALAAAVADREQADVALVSLADRPAAQALAVHEAVLADAREAARVTTEQLERVVDSPSLDELRADCVTERAALDEVTAARDEIAEQLKQAAPIAKKQLYEAAQAHVEYLENHVRDAATSIAEHRSYIEASVGAAEDHDRLQAEKISAERRLAAETRRAQAAKLLYETVVRHQRAAHARYAQPFVDELSRLAQPVFGSGVQFVLDDTLKLTQRVSAVGEHMNVRQLSGGAQEQLEILTRFAIASLVSDAQVPVFFDDVLGSSDARRLMAMGAVFAEMGKQRQVFVLTCAPERYAAVSGRVERPLRGLQLFDD; from the coding sequence ATGCTGATCACCGATATTGAAATTAGAGATTTCAAAACCATCCGGCATCTTCGATGGTCCAACATTCCCGACCATGGAGTTTTCGTCATCCATGGCGATAACGAGCAGGGCAAATCCACCGTCCTAGAGGCCATAGCCCAGGTGCTGCACACCAAGCATTCGTCCCGGGCTCAGGCAGTGAAAGACACCCAACCCCTGGGCAGCGACGTCGGCCCGCAGGTGACCGTGAACCTCACCCTGGGGGGAAAGAATGTTCGACTATTCAAGCAGTGGTTGAAAACCCCCAGGGCCGAGCTCACCATTTCGGGTGACGGCAGCTACACCGGTGGTGATGCCGAACAGCGTTTCGAAGAATTCTTTCACAAGCATGTTGACCAAACCCTGTTTACCGCCCTGTATAACCGGCAGGGCAGCATGGTGCACCCGCTGGTGTTGGGGGGCATTACCTCCCTCACGCAGGCCCTGGCGGAAGCCAGCGGGGTGAGCGGCATCGGGGATGGTGGTCACACTCAAACCCGGGACGCGGAGGCCGGGCCGCTCCTGGCCCGCATCATCGGCGAATACCACAAGTATTACACGCAGCGAGGAAAGCCCACCAAGCAGTTCCAGGCCCACCATGATCGGGTGGCGGCCGCCACCCAGGCCGCCCAAGACGCCGCCAGCCGGCTTGAGGAGCTGCGCCACCATGTTGCGGAGGTCGAGCGCATCGCCACGGCCCGGGTGGCGGCCGAACGCGAACTGCCGGGGCTGCGGGAGATCCGGGACGCCTGCCACGAGGATTACGAGGCTGCCCGGCAGATTCAGCACCAGGCCGAACAACTCGACCGGGACCAGGAACTGGCCCGGGTGCGACTCCAGGCCGCCGAGGCCGCCTTGGCGAAACGCCTGGAGCTCGTAGAAAACGAACGGGCCGGCCGGGAGCGCGTCGACAAGCTCGAAGCCGCCCTGGTTGACCTGCGCCAGGCCGCCGAGGCGGAGGACGAGCGCAGCGCAACGCTCACCGCCGCGCGCGCTGCAGCCGTGGCCGCGGAAAAGCAAGCCCACGACGCGGTGCGGGCAGCCACCGCCACCCGCGACGCGGCAGCCAGCCAACAGCGGCGAGCCGAGCTGGAAAAACTGCGCCGCGCCCTCGACGATATTGCCGCCCAACGCCGCACACTGGTTGCCGTCCCCAAGGTGGCCGCGGCGACCGTCACCCAGTACGAGACGGCCGAATCCGCGGTGCGCCTGGCCCGGCACACCCACGAGCTGCGGGCCCCCAAGCTCGCGGTGCAGGCGCCGGCGGCCACGAAACTCACCCTCAACGGGGAGCCCGCGGACGCGGAATTCGAACATGTGGTCGCCGACACCACTACCCTGACCGTCGGGGACGTCACCATCACCATCACCCCTGGCGCCGGGGACACCGAAACCCACGATGCGGTGGCCCAGGCGGAGGCGGACTTGGCTGATCTCATTGCCAAGCATGGGTTTGCGACCCTCGCTGAGGCCCGGGCGGCCCGGACCGCCTACACCGAGGCGCAGTCCACACTGAAGCTGCTCGCCACCCAGCACGATGTGCTTCTGGGGGAGTTGAGCCTGGATGAGCTGGATGCGGCGCTTGACGCCGAACCCGTAGAGGTTGACGTTACCCTGGCTGAGGCGGAGGCCGCGGTGACCTCGGCGAGCCAGGCGCTTGCCGCGGCGGTGGCGGATCGGGAACAAGCTGACGTCGCCCTGGTGAGTCTTGCTGACCGGCCGGCCGCCCAGGCGCTTGCGGTGCATGAGGCGGTGCTTGCGGATGCCCGGGAGGCCGCCCGGGTCACCACCGAGCAACTCGAACGGGTTGTCGATTCCCCGAGTCTTGACGAGCTGCGGGCCGACTGCGTCACCGAGCGCGCCGCGTTGGATGAGGTGACCGCCGCCCGCGACGAAATTGCGGAGCAGCTGAAACAGGCCGCTCCCATCGCGAAGAAGCAGCTCTACGAGGCGGCCCAGGCGCATGTTGAGTATTTGGAGAACCATGTTCGGGACGCCGCCACCAGCATCGCCGAGCATCGTAGCTATATTGAGGCGAGCGTCGGCGCCGCCGAGGATCACGATCGGCTTCAGGCGGAGAAGATTTCCGCCGAGCGGCGCCTGGCTGCGGAAACCCGCAGGGCGCAGGCGGCAAAGCTGCTGTATGAGACGGTGGTGCGGCACCAGCGGGCGGCGCACGCGAGGTACGCTCAGCCGTTTGTTGACGAACTATCTAGGCTGGCCCAGCCGGTGTTTGGGTCGGGTGTGCAGTTTGTGTTGGACGACACGTTGAAGCTGACACAGCGGGTCAGCGCGGTGGGGGAGCACATGAATGTGCGCCAGCTCTCGGGTGGGGCGCAGGAGCAGTTGGAGATCCTCACGCGGTTTGCGATCGCCAGCCTGGTCAGCGACGCCCAGGTGCCGGTGTTCTTCGACGACGTGTTGGGGTCGAGTGATGCCCGGCGGCTCATGGCGATGGGGGCGGTGTTTGCCGAAATGGGCAAGCAACGTCAGGTGTTCGTGTTGACGTGCGCCCCGGAGCGCTATGCCGCGGTGTCCGGTCGGGTGGAACGGCCCCTGCGTGGCCTGCAGCTTTTCGACGACTAA
- a CDS encoding metallophosphoesterase family protein — translation MTALTTRFLHTSDLQLGMTRWFLQETEDAQALFDAARVEAITRLGEKAIEYQCDFIIVAGDVFEHNSIFTKTRERALAALAALPVDVYLLPGNHDPLTADSIFYRAESHPRIHVFTDSTPIEVAPGVELIGAPWHSKTPSCDLVSNAIADLEPAATIRIVVGHGQLDNRSNDIRMDIIDRDTVETAIRGGTIDYLALGDTHSAMSLSDTGAIWFSGAPEVTAFRELPSGQGENNSGKALIVDIAKSAAAQAEVTVTETQIGTWRFDAISADVNSLDDVRDFITQLDAYPRKDRTVIKYSLVGAVDLATRQHLEAELARLRPLFAHLYPRTRTMNLTTAATDVDIADLDLSGFVLAAAQELATDTDPVASDALNLLFQLHNEV, via the coding sequence ATGACCGCGCTGACTACCCGATTTCTTCACACTTCCGATCTGCAACTAGGCATGACCCGCTGGTTTCTACAGGAAACCGAAGATGCTCAGGCGCTTTTCGACGCCGCCCGCGTCGAGGCCATCACTCGCCTCGGAGAAAAAGCCATCGAATACCAGTGTGATTTCATTATCGTTGCTGGCGATGTATTCGAACATAATTCCATCTTCACCAAGACCCGGGAGCGTGCCCTTGCCGCCTTGGCGGCCCTCCCTGTTGACGTGTACCTGCTCCCCGGTAACCACGATCCGCTGACCGCCGACAGCATTTTCTACCGCGCCGAATCCCACCCCAGGATTCATGTGTTCACCGACAGCACCCCCATCGAGGTCGCCCCCGGCGTGGAGCTCATCGGCGCCCCTTGGCACAGCAAAACCCCCAGCTGCGACCTGGTATCCAATGCCATTGCCGACCTGGAGCCGGCCGCCACCATCCGAATCGTCGTGGGGCACGGCCAGCTCGATAACCGCAGCAACGACATTCGCATGGACATCATCGACCGGGACACGGTGGAGACCGCCATCCGCGGCGGCACCATCGACTACCTGGCCCTGGGGGACACCCACTCCGCCATGAGCCTTAGCGACACCGGCGCCATCTGGTTCTCCGGTGCCCCCGAGGTTACCGCCTTTAGAGAGCTGCCCAGCGGTCAGGGGGAAAATAATTCCGGTAAGGCGCTCATCGTGGACATTGCCAAGTCTGCGGCGGCCCAGGCCGAGGTGACGGTGACCGAAACCCAGATCGGCACGTGGCGGTTCGACGCCATCAGCGCCGACGTCAACAGCCTTGATGACGTGCGTGACTTCATCACCCAATTGGACGCCTACCCGCGCAAGGACCGGACCGTTATTAAATACTCCCTGGTGGGCGCGGTAGACCTCGCCACCCGCCAACACCTGGAGGCGGAACTTGCCCGCCTGCGGCCCCTGTTCGCCCACCTCTATCCCCGCACTCGAACCATGAATCTCACCACTGCGGCCACCGACGTGGACATTGCGGACCTGGATCTTTCCGGCTTCGTCTTGGCCGCCGCCCAGGAGCTGGCCACCGATACTGACCCGGTTGCCTCCGACGCCCTCAACCTGCTGTTCCAACTCCATAACGAGGTGTAA